The Montipora foliosa isolate CH-2021 chromosome 6, ASM3666993v2, whole genome shotgun sequence genome includes the window AAATTAACACTGACTATTCAACTACATTTATAGTCCATTTTCAACGTGACATTAGGTACAGAACTACCAAGACCATGCACTATTACATATTCtcttaagaaaatatggaaTTCCAGTAGTTTTAATGGGATCTTGGATTTTTCCAGTCTTGATCTGCATTGCAGTGGTTTGAATTCTTTTTCAAAGTCGAATGTTGTTTTTAAGTCTGTGAACACCGTCAGACAACGAATTTCTTCATAAAACTCCCCTTTGTTCTACAAATATAAGTGTTATGGCTTGAAATAGGTTGGTTCCAGTGCAGCATTTCCGGAAATGCGGTTCTCGAAAAATGGAAGGTAGCTCTAAATTGGCTCCCATGAATtcttattacgtcacaatagtgGGCACATTTTGTTCAGCAATAACTAGTGTttcagcttccgaatattcagcgcgaactgattggttgaacgtttcagtgctaagtaccatatttggaaacccctcgctcttgttgttccaaatatggtacttaggaaattggaatattcagaagcttgtttcccagcgcACAAgcggccgttacacgtttcaacccttctGGGTTTCTGGTAAAGTATTATAACCACTTTTTAGAGACTGTTATTAAAAGGGTTcaggggtcattttgtattgaattgacccttaagcccgtttctcgaaagtcccgaaactttaagggacattttcgggtgtcaccattccctctgtatctcaagaacggagagaatttaagtcgtcaaacttcacagtcagtttgacTTTTagctaccttgaaaacatgttaaaagatcggcattccaaaacaagcggttgacaggttcacaaatggctatccgggcccgaaaagttttcgggactttcgagaaacgaggcCCCTGCTTCCAACtatgtggcttcatagctcagttggtagatcaGCATTGCACCGGCGTCACAGAGGTCACTGATAGGTTCAATTCCTGTTGAAGCCAACTGagattttcaggtgtctataagagacttcaagagacctttttaccgatacggcggccattttgatttctattgtttcgaaagacattatgggatgctcaggggacAAATTAATGtgtgtttgccccccccccccccccccctgggcatcccataatagctattcgaaacaatagaaatcaaactggccgccgtatcggtaaagaggtctattgtccATGTAAGTTCGAGGATCACAATTTCCATTTAGCACTAAACCTTCAAAGATAAGCTGTATAGGGGAAACTTCACCTTAACAAGTActccttttttttctctgaaagTTAAtcctttcatttgttttctcaACAAAGCAAACGGTTTTTTTCATACAAATGATACAGCCATTTGAGAACCTACTGTACGTGTACAGTGTATTTTCACCTTTTGTCACTTCAAACAAAATTTTGTCAACTTCTTCTTGCGCAATTTCCTCCAAGTCATCATCTTCCATTGACTCAAATGTGTCTTCTAACATCTCTTCTATTATTCCTGCCTGGAAGCAGCGCAAGCACAGCAAACATGAAATTAATGTTACATTATTATCAATCTGTATTAGTTACTGTACAGAAAACGCACGAGACCAGTACACATATTCCATCGGGCAGAATGCCTATTTTTCTCGGGACATTTACTTACAGTTCAAGAAACGTCCCAGGACTGTCATATTGCTCGTTATTATTAATAGACGCGAAAGAAGAATGTATTTCATTGGTTGCTATGCACGCGTGCCAATGCGCATTAGTATGTAGTTGGCGGGCAATACAAACAATGGACACTGCCTGctattttctcttttgttcACTAAAATCAGACATTTGCGCGCAATACCTGTAAACGAGACAAAAAGATACAAGGTTTGTTACTTTAATTATGTAATGCATAAGTTTGGATTGATTTCGTTCAGTAAAGTAACATAACAACATATCCTTGTTTGATCATTTGCAATTAGGAAGTTAACCACCGTTAACTTATCAACCACCTTGATGCGACCGAAGAACTATAACGATTGTGAAATCAAAGGGTAAATGCGCGTCCTGTATACGGCAAAAATGTCTTAACTTCtcgacacaaattttgcacgaGCGAGGGTTTGTGACGATTCTGGGATAATACAGTCGTTCGAGCGAGCGTAGAGAGCCCAAGGAAGCGACAAATGAGAAAGAATGGCAACTATTTTCTCATTTTGATTATATTTTTGGATACTTTGGACttttcagtttgttttcatGCGAATGATCTTAGCAGCGGGTAAGTTTTCAGAGCTTAAAAACAAGGCCGGCCGGGGTTTGAATTTTGTCGCATCGTTTAACATCATAAATACTCCATTGACCTTCAAATTGCAACCACACTCAGTGCTGTTAACATGGAGAAGCGTTGTCGTCCACCAAAGCCCTATTACAAGAGCCTTGACTGTAGCGTCTTAATTCCACGAGCCGGGGCAATAAGTGATCCAAAACTCGAGGTTCTTGGTGTATTTTAAGCTGAATCTATAGTCGCCAAAAGGATCCAAAACGGCAAGCCTGTATTCATGGTTAAGTGGCAGGGGTACTCTTCCAGTAAAAACACTTGGGAACCAAAAGCCCACTTGCCAGAAGAGATATGAAAGAGGACTTCGAAAGTCCTGATCCAGACCTCATTCGCGTAGAGGAAGCCCGGTCTCGTTTTTGTCCTGACGTTCAATAAATGAGAGAAGCGATCAAAGGCTGTTTCCTCCAGTGCATATCCAAAGACGCGTAGGTTTGCTTGGAGGATCGAAAACAGTTTCCTTAAACTTCCGTCTAACCTCCGCCATTCCCACAAAAGTTTCCCGTTCATTTGCAGAGAAAAGTTCTTGTCGTCTCCGTCTCTGTCTACAAATAGCGCAACCAAACAAAATATGTACTAGCAAGGGTTGGACCAGGGGTTCTTTGAGCTCTGAAAAGAACTCCTGGTCAAAATCATTGGTTTTTCGACATGATATTTGTACAGTAGAAAACCAGTTTGACTAGCTGAGGTGCTGACGTTTGCTCCGCGCTTATTACGTacaaatctgtcacacgttCTCGGTTGCCTACAATtcaagaaaaatcctggatccgcccccgAGTTGCTCAACTACAACTACTGTACTGACTGAAATCGTATTTCCAACTTTTCATTTCAGTTTGGGAAtcgtcaaaccaaagtgcttgaTGAACCAGGAAAATGCAGAACTCTTCAGATGGTTTGGCTCAACTATCGGCTACTTTCAGCTTCGCTTTAGAAGTCTGAGTGACGGATACCAAATATTGCAGTTTCCCTGTTGGCATCCGCAAAATTGTCAAAAGTGCAGCAAACGCTATTacaacatagagggcaaaattaccaAATGCTGATTGGcagagacagagggcatttttcatcaattttgGTAATTGCCCCAGGCAAAAttactttcattattttcatgtAATAAATGTTGTTACTATTTTAAAGCAGGGTTGGTTTCATTGCTTTCGCAATGTTATACAAAAATACACTTTCATTCACTCGACAGCTGATTCGTGCGTTTTACAGTTCATTGACGCTCACGggcaatttttgcaacttctgaaaatacgTGTGATTTAATCACACGTATTTTCAGATCATTAATCTTTAATTTTACTTGGCCCCACGTGATTCCCTATACAAATCAATCCATACAGTGTAGATGAATTAAACCAAGACAGTCTTCAGGTACATGTAACTAATATTAGCATGAGTGACGTTTTTGATATAGTAAATTGTTTCACATTTGCTCTCCAGCTTTTCCCGATTTCTTTGAATATTTGATAACACCCTTTTGAGTTTTCCTTTCATTGCCGGATATGCTGTAGAAAGATTTTTCCATTCCATTTAGGTTCGCTGTCTGGGCATCACAGCAGAAACACAATTTTGTACGAATTGCAACAAAATTATTCTTATTCACTGTAGCCTTGAAAACACATTTGTACAAGATATTAGTGACTGTACAACCATTCTTGAATACTATTTTCACTGAACAAAAATGTGAATGACATGGCTGAACCTtgcttattatacatggatgCATGATATATTTACTGAGGGTGTTGTCCAGTATTACCATTTTGCCTTAAAGTTCTTAATTATATTACTGGTACCTTCATCATTTCTTTTGACATTTCCTGCATTGTGGCCTGAATTTCTGGCACTTTGACCAACTGTTGCATAGTTCTCATCACTTCTGTGCTTTTTTCCAGTGCACCAGCCATGCGGAGAACTCCTGTTTTGGAAAGGAACCATCGCTAATTTCCGTTTCGTGAACGATCGATGCCATTTCTTAGTAACCAAGAGTTTTATTCGGTtacagttagctttcaataagtTATTAGGGATAATTCATTTAATAGACTTTAAAATTGCGATGTTTGGAGTGGTTGTCTTGGTAGTGTAGTGGTTACGTGCGTTCGCTCCTCAGCCATTGAATCGAGTTCGATGTCTATTATCCAACTcaagttcatttttttctaatttttttccctAAACTTTTccccaaagtttttttttcttctaaattcTCAGTGATATACGCTgataaggcccgttttaaacgtcgcattttacatgtgccgaatctaatgcaaatgagaaaaaaatctattgttttcgctcatttgcattagattcggcgtTTAAAATGGGCCTAATTTAGTCTTAGATTGAGcatttttttcatcatttgCAAAGGACAAACTTAATAGTGAAAATTGTTCTAAGTGTCgtccaaatggcaacgaccgtttacgtaACGAAAATTTGCCCAGCCGTCACAGAATGCACAATGCACAGGAGGCGGCGTGATCCAGTTGTTAGAgagttgggtttgcatgcggcttccccgggttcaaatcccgtgcTAAACTCTGgtgcctgtttctcgaaagtcccgaaaacttttcgggcccgaaaggcCATTTGCGagactgccaaccgcttgttttggaaaaccgatcttttaacatgtttttaaggtaacaaaaagaaaaaaggactgtagagtttgacgacttaaattctctccgttgagatacaaaaggaaatgtgacacccgaaaatggcccgtaaagtttcgggacattcgagaaacgggcccctgattTGGAGtggtttccggttgtcccggattcaattCTACCACGCTTTAACCAACTGGTTGTTTCTTGCCAGCtagggttcttaatcatgtttctattaaagtttgaattgttcctttcagattattaaaagtggggtgcctgtgaactagctggATAACTATAAAAGCCTTTACATCTTTtacaaaacaagtttttcaaaaagtcaATGTATCTCGTACTCTTTATGTAAAACAATTTGCAGGTAAGTAAAGTGTTGTAAGTGTGAAAACACAGATTGACGAGTATTAATAAAGTCATCTGTAAAGTTTGTGGTATATagaggtaaaggtacaccttagtTAATACCGGACGTTCCTTTACCCCCTAGAGGGTaactcccaggaagccgacggtgcactCATTTTACCTCACTCTATCCATCTTCAGTGCTCCGTTAAAGCTACCTGAAGCTACACAGAATGGAAAGAAGTCGAAGCAAGGATGTGACGTTACCGGTACtaggggatcgaactcgggacatCTTGCACAGAGGCCCTGCACTAATAACCAACTGTGCCATTTACTTCTCCTTGGCTTTAAGGCATTATTAATGACATAACTCACCCAATTGGTTTTTCATGCCCATTTCTACAGAATTCAGTTGAGCCTTTGATGCATATATTTTGCTGACAGCCTTTTTTGACCTGACTATTTCTTTTGCAAGAATAGGCAAAACATCTTTCTGTCCCTTTTTTGCTGCATCTCTCAAGGTAgcttttgctttttcttcttctctttgAATGGCTGAAAGAAAGTTCTTTTTTTATATTAACACTATTACATGCACACTGTGGAATGAGTAGGAGTGAACAGTTCCCTTAATTGACTTTTGGCTCTCCAGATAATCATGTCCAAAAATGCACGTAGtacaggggcggatttagggggggggggggggggtatcaAGCGGTTTTACTTTAGATAATGATTAGTTCAGTTTCAGGCcttttcttatttcaaatacattttgccATAATAGATATACATCATGTATGGACAActgaatataataatattataatgcatatcaaatatgacaaattatgataaaaaaccgcactgcttttcaaaaatctgagcAACATGTTACTGTAAGTGTAACTGGCGTTTCTCTATTTTATGAAATGACGAGGAATTTCTCGGATAGAGGGCATATGGGGGATGGGAGAAGGTCTTGGAATACAGGCAATTACTGATAAAGTTCCCTAGGACCCTGGAAGTTCCACTTCTCAAGTAAAGATGAACAGGGTTGCATTTAACTCCACAAGATACacttgtatatatataataatgctAACCCTTTTAATACATGTGCGTCATCGCTAGAACAGGAACAGAAAACGGCCTTatacttaaagggacacttgtGTTGGATAtaaaaattgggcgtgcatttCTGGATGCAAGTGCGGCTGTCAGATTGCCAACTAAAGAGTAAAATGACAGATGGCTGACAGACAACCCCGctaaagattttttttataaatcaCAATGAAAGttgcaataaaattaatttgcaaaacaaCTCAGATCATGCAGTTGCAAAACTTTTGTGCAGAAGGCTCCGATCAAGAGTTAGACTGTGGGAGCCGATTAGGAGAACCACTGTTCATTTCACCCTTAGCCTGTT containing:
- the LOC138007001 gene encoding charged multivesicular body protein 3-like, translated to MGLFGKTPQKTPKEQVQEWCRGLRKESRNLDRQIRAIQREEEKAKATLRDAAKKGQKDVLPILAKEIVRSKKAVSKIYASKAQLNSVEMGMKNQLGVLRMAGALEKSTEVMRTMQQLVKVPEIQATMQEMSKEMMKAGIIEEMLEDTFESMEDDDLEEIAQEEVDKILFEVTKGALGQAGHVTDKLPGEGEGAAAMVPSDDEGEMEDMKARLEQLRS